A stretch of Myxococcus hansupus DNA encodes these proteins:
- a CDS encoding DUF2169 family type VI secretion system accessory protein yields the protein MPVIDNLTSFAAVDFLSLTKEGGECLVIVVAGSFVLPRQRRSLGAPLELCDDQFAPPRTDAYWGAPEKSSLRYDVPSAYARSATDILLHGRAWAPGSRKVTRSQVTVRAGTMEKQAIVFGTRVWYRGLVGLSASDPLPFESVPLQYEYSFGGNAPSKYEARNPVGRGLYENAKEALDKPLPSIEEPQSLIRSWTDRPSPCGFGPVARHWLPRSRWAGTYDAAWVEKRAPLWPPDFDERFFQTAPQGLQATPHLRGGEPVVLDGVSPDGPIAFVLPSFRLLARCAFARRREKRLMMLDTVLLEPEENRLVLTWRATFPAHRELATHEVTTVRLLEHWEDVP from the coding sequence ATGCCTGTCATCGACAACCTCACCTCCTTCGCGGCCGTCGACTTCCTCTCCCTGACGAAGGAGGGCGGGGAGTGCCTCGTCATCGTCGTTGCAGGCAGCTTCGTCCTGCCCCGGCAACGACGGTCCTTGGGGGCACCGCTTGAGTTGTGTGACGATCAATTCGCGCCGCCGCGAACCGACGCGTACTGGGGAGCGCCGGAGAAGTCGAGCCTCCGCTACGATGTCCCGTCCGCGTATGCGCGGTCCGCCACCGACATCCTGCTTCATGGCCGGGCCTGGGCCCCTGGCAGCCGAAAGGTGACGCGCTCCCAGGTGACAGTTCGGGCTGGCACGATGGAGAAGCAGGCAATCGTCTTCGGCACGCGTGTGTGGTACCGCGGCCTTGTCGGGTTGAGTGCTTCGGACCCGCTGCCCTTTGAGTCCGTACCGCTCCAGTACGAGTACAGCTTCGGTGGCAACGCCCCATCCAAGTACGAGGCCCGCAACCCCGTGGGGAGGGGCCTTTACGAGAACGCGAAGGAAGCACTCGACAAGCCTCTGCCATCCATCGAGGAGCCTCAGTCGTTGATACGGAGTTGGACGGACAGGCCATCGCCTTGTGGCTTTGGCCCTGTGGCACGCCATTGGCTGCCCCGCAGCAGGTGGGCGGGGACATATGACGCAGCCTGGGTTGAGAAACGAGCGCCGCTCTGGCCGCCGGACTTCGATGAACGCTTCTTCCAAACCGCGCCGCAAGGGCTCCAGGCCACTCCCCACCTCCGAGGCGGAGAGCCGGTGGTTCTAGATGGCGTATCTCCCGATGGCCCTATTGCCTTTGTACTCCCCAGCTTCAGGCTTCTTGCCCGCTGCGCCTTCGCCCGGCGGCGCGAGAAACGGCTCATGATGCTCGATACCGTGCTGCTGGAGCCCGAGGAGAACCGGCTCGTACTCACCTGGCGGGCTACGTTTCCAGCACATCGGGAACTCGCCACCCATGAGGTGACCACGGTACGGCTCCTGGAGCACTGGGAGGATGTGCCGTGA
- a CDS encoding 2,3,4,5-tetrahydropyridine-2,6-dicarboxylate N-succinyltransferase: MAPIEELSQRVSAAFADRTLLKDAAHVAAVRETLARLDSGELRVAEKGAEGWKVNAWVKEAILLFFAVSEMQVMEVGPFEFYDKVPLKKGLEAAGVRVVPPGTVRYGAFVEKGAVVMPGYVNIGARVGAGTMVDTWATVGSCAQVGKHVHLSGGVGLGGVLEPPSASPVIIEDGAFLGSRSIVVEGVVVEEEAVLGANVVLTASTQIIDVTGPEERVYKGRVPARSVVIPGMREKQFPAGKYMVPCALIIGQRTKSTDQKTSLNAALRDFAVAV; the protein is encoded by the coding sequence ATGGCCCCCATCGAAGAGCTTTCACAGAGGGTGTCCGCCGCGTTCGCGGACCGGACGTTGTTGAAGGACGCGGCCCACGTGGCCGCCGTGCGCGAGACGCTGGCGCGGCTGGACTCGGGCGAGCTTCGCGTGGCGGAGAAGGGCGCGGAGGGGTGGAAGGTCAACGCCTGGGTGAAGGAGGCCATCCTCCTGTTCTTCGCGGTGTCGGAGATGCAGGTGATGGAGGTGGGGCCCTTCGAGTTCTACGACAAGGTGCCGCTGAAGAAGGGCCTGGAGGCCGCCGGCGTGCGCGTGGTGCCCCCGGGCACGGTGCGTTACGGCGCCTTCGTGGAGAAGGGCGCGGTGGTGATGCCGGGCTACGTCAACATCGGCGCGCGCGTGGGCGCGGGCACCATGGTGGACACGTGGGCCACGGTGGGGAGCTGCGCCCAGGTGGGCAAGCACGTCCACCTGTCGGGCGGCGTGGGGCTCGGCGGCGTGCTGGAGCCGCCCTCCGCGTCCCCCGTCATCATCGAGGACGGCGCGTTCCTGGGCAGCCGCTCCATCGTCGTGGAGGGCGTGGTGGTGGAGGAGGAGGCCGTGCTGGGCGCCAACGTGGTGCTTACCGCCTCCACGCAAATCATCGACGTCACGGGCCCCGAGGAGCGCGTCTACAAGGGCCGCGTCCCCGCGCGCAGCGTGGTGATTCCGGGCATGCGTGAGAAGCAGTTCCCCGCCGGCAAGTACATGGTGCCGTGCGCGCTCATCATCGGTCAGCGGACGAAGTCCACGGACCAGAAGACGAGCCTGAATGCCGCGCTGCGCGACTTCGCGGTGGCGGTGTGA
- a CDS encoding carbohydrate-binding domain-containing protein: MSALPPRPWRHALAALAMFTAGCYGQASLDLQGGPPDDGNPDPPPIQQDGSLRCDLGSVPADITLQTVAADFARVVHPAMVRESSGCISCHGTTQGRLFTVSSNGLESFYALRAAGFLTPESGSLLSRLVTTDESARMPRGAAPWSEREIANVASLTCQLAAVEARQPLSRPDEEFPQALLEPYGGPAIATYDNPFLGYLQLKGKVKAVFNDDWVRGGVDRFSQSVGLFGGVDYQNHFVEARVATADFFLGLDDLSRDVCLTAATARTGPFAGLDLAQPMVDVPAPVTVQYEMEQAALSSGTVPPGTPILASTGGRTSTGWNLWTNGTLTTANPYTFPASSTFRFTVKARGDLCGPALPNMQLRVDGVMVREWGVSNGTAYADFTHTQALTEGDHIISVAFTNDYNESGVCDRNLHVDALVVHGPTEAATGTQRADAAKAKVDSLYRRMLYRPATETERANGYALVKDLHGIEADLPKAWSGLCEGLMRSPDFLFTLPPSYEAHSGTERERLLLVKLAQDLLGRPPSAEDFTALERGQKSWEDMVDGYLASQDFHTYYFERMRVRTESEGTADTDEPARLWTHLMREGKPLSELLTAEYAVDAAFQAVPRATEHGKTGVLTMKGFIKNKPGLPHYNYAARVMTDFMGTLYEIPSEVFDMRGAATAASTVDPTSLCFSCHQTLTPLAHQRLRWDDEGNYRTENVEGQPMDDSDRGLVATYAFKGQGMEAFATQAVKKEMFVRRTLNAQFALLFGREMRHALDERGVYKRLWDVSEESNGNLKAVLKAVATSPEYLRR, from the coding sequence ATGAGCGCACTCCCCCCGCGCCCGTGGCGCCACGCCCTCGCGGCACTCGCGATGTTCACCGCCGGCTGCTACGGCCAGGCGTCGCTCGACCTGCAGGGCGGCCCGCCGGATGACGGCAATCCGGACCCGCCGCCCATCCAGCAGGACGGCTCACTGCGATGCGACCTGGGGAGCGTTCCCGCGGACATCACGCTGCAGACGGTGGCGGCGGACTTCGCGCGGGTGGTTCACCCGGCCATGGTGCGGGAGTCCTCCGGCTGCATCTCCTGCCACGGCACCACCCAAGGCCGCCTCTTCACGGTGAGCAGCAACGGGCTGGAGTCCTTCTACGCCCTGCGCGCGGCGGGCTTCCTGACGCCGGAGTCGGGCTCGCTGCTGTCGCGGCTCGTCACCACGGACGAGTCGGCGCGCATGCCTCGGGGCGCGGCGCCCTGGAGCGAGCGGGAGATCGCCAACGTCGCCAGCCTCACCTGCCAGCTCGCGGCGGTGGAGGCGCGCCAGCCGCTGTCCCGGCCCGACGAGGAGTTCCCCCAGGCGCTGCTCGAACCCTACGGCGGTCCGGCCATCGCCACGTATGACAATCCCTTCCTGGGCTACCTCCAGCTCAAGGGCAAGGTGAAGGCCGTCTTCAACGACGACTGGGTGCGCGGCGGGGTGGACCGTTTCTCACAGAGCGTGGGGCTCTTCGGCGGCGTGGACTACCAGAACCACTTCGTCGAGGCGCGCGTGGCCACGGCGGACTTCTTCCTGGGCCTGGATGACTTGAGCCGCGACGTGTGCCTCACCGCGGCCACGGCGAGGACGGGCCCCTTCGCCGGGCTGGACCTGGCGCAGCCCATGGTGGATGTCCCCGCCCCCGTCACGGTGCAGTACGAGATGGAGCAGGCCGCGCTCTCCAGCGGCACCGTGCCCCCCGGCACGCCGATTCTCGCGAGCACCGGCGGGAGGACGAGCACCGGCTGGAACCTCTGGACCAACGGCACCCTCACCACGGCGAACCCGTACACCTTCCCGGCCAGCAGCACCTTCCGCTTCACGGTGAAGGCGCGCGGCGACCTGTGCGGCCCCGCGCTGCCGAACATGCAGCTCCGCGTGGACGGCGTGATGGTGCGGGAATGGGGCGTGTCCAACGGCACGGCCTACGCGGACTTCACGCACACGCAGGCCCTCACCGAGGGCGACCACATCATCTCCGTGGCCTTCACCAACGACTACAACGAGTCGGGCGTCTGCGACCGCAACCTGCACGTGGACGCGCTGGTGGTGCACGGTCCCACGGAGGCCGCCACCGGCACGCAGCGCGCGGACGCGGCGAAGGCCAAGGTGGACTCGCTCTACCGCCGGATGCTGTACCGCCCCGCCACGGAGACCGAGCGCGCCAACGGATACGCATTGGTGAAGGACCTGCACGGCATCGAGGCGGACCTGCCCAAGGCCTGGAGCGGCCTGTGCGAGGGCCTGATGCGTTCGCCGGACTTCCTCTTCACGCTGCCGCCTTCCTATGAGGCGCACTCCGGTACGGAGCGGGAACGGCTGCTGCTGGTGAAGCTGGCGCAGGACCTGTTGGGCCGTCCTCCCTCCGCCGAGGACTTCACCGCGCTGGAGCGCGGACAGAAGTCCTGGGAGGACATGGTCGACGGGTACCTCGCGTCGCAGGACTTCCACACGTACTACTTCGAGCGGATGCGGGTGCGGACGGAGAGCGAGGGCACCGCGGACACGGACGAGCCCGCGCGGCTGTGGACGCACCTGATGCGCGAGGGCAAGCCGCTGAGCGAGCTGCTCACGGCGGAGTACGCGGTGGACGCGGCCTTCCAGGCGGTACCGCGCGCGACCGAGCACGGGAAGACGGGCGTGCTGACGATGAAGGGCTTCATCAAGAACAAGCCTGGCCTGCCGCACTACAACTACGCGGCGCGCGTGATGACGGACTTCATGGGGACGCTGTACGAAATCCCCTCCGAGGTCTTCGACATGCGCGGCGCGGCCACGGCGGCCTCCACGGTGGACCCCACCAGCCTGTGCTTCTCCTGCCACCAGACGCTCACGCCGCTGGCGCACCAGCGCCTGCGCTGGGACGACGAGGGCAACTACCGCACGGAGAATGTCGAAGGGCAGCCCATGGACGACAGCGACCGGGGGCTGGTGGCGACGTATGCCTTCAAGGGTCAGGGCATGGAGGCCTTCGCCACGCAGGCGGTGAAGAAGGAGATGTTCGTCCGCCGCACGCTCAACGCCCAGTTCGCCCTGCTCTTTGGCCGCGAGATGCGCCACGCGCTGGACGAGCGCGGCGTCTACAAGCGCCTGTGGGACGTGAGTGAAGAGAGCAACGGCAACCTCAAGGCCGTGCTGAAGGCCGTCGCCACCTCGCCCGAGTACCTGCGCCGCTGA
- a CDS encoding cupin domain-containing protein: MAHHLDDLLPEWALGMLEQPARDAVELHLAECARCRAAADRLVTTHAALASLVVPPPEPLARLMDQMEGPGRLARFADTVAAFFDLSRERTLSLLESVSDPAMWMPGPVEGSELMPVETGPAREGTMAAILRLHPGVRYPRHTHHGREWNLVLEGGFREDDGHEVWPGESLEKTDGSAHGFTALVEGPPCLCASVLEGVTSFEEAFAES, encoded by the coding sequence ATGGCGCACCACCTGGACGACCTCCTGCCCGAATGGGCCCTGGGGATGCTGGAGCAGCCCGCCCGCGACGCGGTCGAGCTGCACCTGGCGGAATGCGCCAGGTGCAGGGCGGCCGCGGACAGGCTGGTGACCACGCACGCGGCGCTGGCGTCGCTGGTGGTGCCCCCGCCGGAGCCGCTGGCGCGGTTGATGGACCAGATGGAGGGTCCCGGGCGGCTCGCCCGCTTCGCCGACACGGTGGCGGCGTTCTTCGACCTGTCGCGGGAGCGGACGCTGTCGCTGCTGGAGAGCGTGAGCGACCCGGCGATGTGGATGCCGGGGCCCGTGGAGGGCTCGGAGCTGATGCCGGTGGAGACGGGGCCCGCCCGCGAGGGGACGATGGCCGCCATCCTCCGGCTCCACCCGGGTGTGCGTTACCCCCGGCACACGCACCATGGCCGCGAATGGAACCTGGTGCTGGAGGGCGGCTTCCGCGAGGACGACGGACACGAGGTGTGGCCGGGTGAGTCGCTGGAGAAGACAGACGGCTCCGCCCATGGCTTCACGGCGTTGGTGGAGGGTCCGCCCTGCCTCTGCGCCTCCGTGCTGGAGGGCGTGACGAGCTTTGAGGAAGCGTTCGCGGAGTCCTGA
- a CDS encoding DUF4150 domain-containing protein gives MTKVFANGRSILHKGAGNTHVSAAPDVCKVPTPAGPVPTPFINSAQDSMLAKGSKKTTIAGNPVALTSSELSTSSGDEPGTAGGLISSKFKGKMTWGSGSTDVKVEGKGVVRFLDPTLHNGNTFNTSFIAMGSTGLAYGDDTQCTVCNKSVDTHRVLETPEVAGHVEMVFVELMKRFKAQRPHLDRYLLLREKRSTVERRSVEKAKEAAIPLAPKKNRAGELLTQLRSKDVANKSAITAELGPLQADIKEAEEKIKKQRAEDLLDVRAIEQEMVKTNAQLEGMNPVLRLDDSTKTFINGYMTGACICKCPQQPNMLAACSGDAASGFKAAVAATPFELVESFQKSASQARKLAESGREKWECAAPKLLQKGGAAGHKIRAMSERYFSPMMSPETVSVEYGRQDTDDEGPRVVKQAFGHGESVPSCKECQALTPEMLCDNSKECA, from the coding sequence ATGACCAAGGTCTTCGCCAATGGCCGCTCGATTCTGCACAAGGGCGCCGGCAACACGCATGTCTCGGCCGCACCAGACGTATGCAAGGTGCCGACCCCTGCTGGCCCCGTCCCTACGCCATTCATCAATTCCGCCCAGGATTCGATGCTCGCGAAGGGGAGCAAGAAGACGACTATCGCAGGCAATCCGGTGGCGCTGACGAGCTCCGAGTTGAGCACCAGCTCCGGGGACGAACCCGGGACGGCCGGCGGCCTCATCTCCTCCAAGTTCAAGGGGAAGATGACCTGGGGCAGCGGCAGCACGGACGTGAAGGTCGAAGGCAAGGGGGTGGTACGTTTCCTTGATCCGACGCTGCACAACGGAAACACCTTCAACACGTCGTTCATCGCCATGGGTAGCACGGGACTGGCTTACGGTGACGACACGCAGTGCACGGTCTGCAATAAGTCGGTGGATACGCACCGGGTCCTTGAAACGCCAGAAGTCGCGGGGCACGTGGAGATGGTGTTCGTGGAGTTGATGAAGCGATTCAAGGCGCAGCGCCCCCATCTCGATAGGTACCTTTTGCTCCGGGAGAAGAGGAGCACGGTGGAGCGTAGGTCCGTCGAGAAGGCAAAGGAGGCGGCGATCCCGCTGGCGCCCAAGAAGAACAGGGCGGGCGAACTGCTCACTCAGCTCAGGTCAAAGGACGTCGCGAACAAGAGTGCCATCACGGCCGAACTTGGCCCCCTCCAGGCTGACATCAAGGAGGCGGAAGAAAAGATCAAGAAGCAGCGGGCGGAGGATCTCTTGGATGTCCGGGCAATCGAGCAGGAAATGGTCAAAACCAATGCGCAGCTTGAGGGCATGAACCCCGTCCTGCGATTGGACGACTCCACCAAGACGTTTATCAATGGTTACATGACGGGAGCATGCATCTGCAAATGCCCCCAGCAGCCCAACATGCTCGCCGCATGCTCAGGTGATGCCGCCTCCGGCTTCAAGGCAGCCGTCGCCGCCACGCCGTTCGAGTTGGTCGAGAGCTTCCAGAAAAGCGCGAGCCAAGCGCGGAAACTCGCAGAGAGCGGGCGTGAAAAGTGGGAGTGTGCTGCGCCCAAGCTCCTCCAAAAGGGCGGCGCCGCAGGACACAAAATCCGCGCCATGTCGGAGCGTTACTTCTCCCCCATGATGAGTCCCGAGACCGTGAGCGTGGAGTACGGTCGGCAAGACACGGATGACGAGGGGCCACGCGTCGTCAAGCAGGCATTCGGTCATGGAGAGTCCGTTCCCTCCTGTAAGGAGTGCCAGGCTCTGACCCCTGAAATGCTGTGCGATAACAGCAAGGAGTGCGCCTGA
- a CDS encoding TIGR02270 family protein: MEDLDLQVDALETLAFRNDASPEVLARFLAHEEPRVRAAALRGALPQPEEAVRRLLPPLLDASSPDIRAIAIEAGLISGAGLAWDACRKVVRSRSVLSPELLVLLAMGGDDNDVSLLVDLLETAPLRPMVLWALGFSGRLEAMEACVKYLAEPAVAQLAGEAFSAMTGLWLGNPYVLPPGERPEGAPLPPELQEDLDANLVPSPEDDLPWPRVATITQWWEGARDRFEKGKRYLLGQPFNGSVLVDALEISSMRRRHILARELAIRTRGQHVVQTRAFAPRQRASLSRVRSVSVSLSGSSFVRTTR, translated from the coding sequence TTGGAGGACCTCGACCTTCAGGTCGATGCGCTGGAGACGCTGGCCTTTCGCAATGATGCGTCCCCGGAGGTGCTGGCGCGATTTCTCGCCCATGAGGAGCCGCGAGTACGAGCCGCGGCCCTGCGCGGGGCACTGCCGCAACCAGAGGAGGCGGTACGAAGGTTGTTGCCTCCCCTGTTGGACGCCTCGTCCCCCGATATTCGCGCAATCGCCATCGAGGCGGGGCTGATTTCTGGCGCGGGCCTGGCCTGGGATGCTTGCCGCAAGGTGGTGCGGTCTCGCTCCGTACTCAGCCCCGAGCTGCTGGTGCTACTCGCCATGGGAGGCGACGACAACGATGTCTCCCTTTTGGTGGACTTGCTGGAAACAGCCCCATTGCGCCCGATGGTCCTCTGGGCATTGGGCTTTAGTGGGCGGCTGGAAGCCATGGAAGCCTGTGTGAAATACCTCGCGGAGCCCGCCGTAGCGCAGTTGGCCGGAGAAGCGTTCTCTGCGATGACAGGTCTGTGGCTGGGCAATCCCTACGTGCTGCCTCCTGGCGAGCGCCCTGAAGGAGCGCCCCTGCCTCCCGAGCTACAGGAGGACCTGGATGCGAATCTGGTGCCATCCCCCGAGGACGACTTGCCCTGGCCGCGAGTGGCCACCATCACCCAATGGTGGGAAGGCGCTCGAGATCGCTTCGAAAAGGGGAAACGCTACTTGCTGGGCCAGCCTTTCAATGGCTCCGTCCTGGTAGATGCGCTGGAGATCAGTTCCATGCGGCGTCGGCACATCCTGGCGCGAGAGTTGGCCATTCGCACCCGAGGCCAGCACGTCGTCCAGACGCGCGCCTTTGCTCCCCGCCAGCGAGCGAGCCTCTCAAGAGTCCGAAGCGTCAGCGTTTCATTGAGTGGGAGTTCTTTCGTGCGTACCACGCGATGA
- a CDS encoding 3-oxoacyl-ACP synthase yields MTLASLRAGLVRFAETEVLDALGNPVRASRLGLLDPALSRTERMVALARQALVGVRRVLTVQPREAVPLYLGLPEPGRGAMVEQEALMAAMLAETQERLKFVKVYATGRAAFFEALSSAQTDLRTGRAGALALVGAVDSLGDKASLEELAEARLHLGRQNPDGRIPGEAAGFVALARPGASKTLGLEPLGVLLGTALAVEPRPFTRREPSLAEGLTEALQVLRRDPVAGARRVDGVLACQPGESFWGTEFTRAYLRNAALMPEPLRVNVAGEGLGDAGAGAGPAMMGVALHRARWREGGRRRTLVYGCSDAGRVGACVVEMSPEV; encoded by the coding sequence ATGACGCTCGCGTCGCTGCGCGCAGGGCTCGTGCGCTTCGCGGAGACAGAGGTGCTGGACGCGCTAGGGAATCCCGTGAGGGCGTCGAGGCTGGGACTCCTTGACCCGGCCCTCTCGCGGACGGAACGCATGGTGGCCCTCGCACGACAGGCACTCGTGGGCGTGCGGCGCGTTTTGACAGTGCAACCGCGGGAGGCAGTGCCTCTGTACCTTGGGCTGCCGGAGCCCGGCAGGGGCGCCATGGTCGAGCAGGAGGCGCTCATGGCAGCGATGCTGGCCGAAACCCAGGAGCGGCTGAAGTTCGTGAAGGTGTATGCGACGGGGCGGGCCGCCTTCTTCGAAGCCCTGAGTTCGGCCCAAACGGACCTGCGTACCGGGCGCGCCGGGGCGCTGGCGCTCGTGGGGGCGGTGGACTCCCTCGGTGATAAGGCATCCTTGGAAGAACTTGCGGAGGCGCGACTGCACCTGGGGCGCCAGAATCCTGACGGAAGAATCCCCGGAGAGGCGGCGGGGTTCGTCGCCCTGGCCCGTCCGGGAGCCTCAAAGACGCTGGGGCTGGAGCCCCTGGGCGTTTTGCTAGGTACGGCGCTCGCGGTGGAACCCCGGCCCTTCACACGGCGGGAGCCCAGCCTGGCGGAGGGGCTGACCGAGGCACTCCAGGTCCTCCGGCGGGACCCGGTAGCGGGTGCACGCAGGGTGGACGGCGTATTGGCCTGCCAACCGGGAGAGTCCTTCTGGGGTACCGAATTCACTCGGGCGTACCTGCGCAATGCCGCACTGATGCCCGAGCCCCTCCGAGTGAATGTGGCGGGCGAAGGACTGGGAGATGCCGGAGCAGGCGCAGGCCCTGCCATGATGGGCGTTGCGCTACACCGGGCGAGGTGGCGTGAAGGCGGGCGGCGAAGGACGCTGGTCTATGGGTGTTCCGACGCCGGGCGGGTTGGCGCCTGCGTCGTGGAAATGAGTCCGGAAGTCTGA
- a CDS encoding DUF1501 domain-containing protein: MKRRQFLAGAAAGAAISTLDWLRFFRAFGVPGTKKELGLAQAAAAEADTPHFLIYWFQEGGWDGYSMFNPAHTVNDGPRVIPAGELRPVPSWSQHFYRPKSYGTSPLDPPRTQGNIQYGYLAQDGLDLFPDLAVVSSHNGNTFHSGGRWEYHYGRYSASLAGRRNEDERTVLQAFCEAYGQGYLLPHVSWHRWLSDGELSIPSYPDGTGYYERLGPVHAHTIYGKTPMAMRERLSSLGSVSQGQRDARIRQFTDNLQANFLDSKNSESVRAFSSALQIHRALTAGGSINLDPRTLFTNAQLREEFGVTLEDETTNSASINGNPARSKETPNTNVQALMTYELMTKGLSIGFFIENRSLRLFDSHRDRRFIMNNQGQTDQRNDMRRNLWNPLKALVARLKSTPYGTTGKSYYDFTTIVLASEMGRTISGDVESILANSGLTDAQKYTEIMGQDCCQHWRVSSAAFLGGTVRGNRQYGRVGSTSLEGIPLMPDGTLDPAYNPDTGLLVPGRTKSPTSAITDAGHVYSTALHLSGLDPAALRAAGKGKNDRPALTYIKR; this comes from the coding sequence ATGAAACGCCGCCAATTCCTCGCAGGCGCCGCAGCGGGCGCAGCCATCAGCACCCTGGACTGGCTCCGCTTCTTCCGCGCCTTCGGTGTTCCGGGCACGAAGAAGGAGTTGGGGCTGGCCCAGGCCGCCGCCGCCGAGGCGGACACCCCGCACTTCCTCATCTACTGGTTCCAGGAGGGCGGCTGGGACGGGTACAGCATGTTCAACCCGGCCCACACGGTGAACGACGGCCCGCGCGTCATTCCCGCCGGAGAGCTGCGCCCCGTCCCGTCGTGGAGCCAGCACTTCTACCGGCCGAAGAGCTACGGCACCTCGCCGTTGGACCCGCCGAGGACGCAGGGGAACATCCAGTACGGCTACCTGGCGCAGGACGGCCTGGACCTGTTCCCGGACCTGGCGGTGGTCTCCAGCCACAACGGCAACACGTTCCACTCGGGCGGCCGGTGGGAGTACCACTACGGCCGCTACAGCGCGTCCCTGGCCGGCCGACGCAACGAGGACGAGCGCACGGTGCTCCAGGCCTTCTGTGAGGCCTATGGGCAGGGCTACCTGCTGCCGCACGTCTCGTGGCACCGGTGGCTCTCCGACGGTGAGCTGTCGATTCCGTCGTATCCGGACGGCACGGGCTACTACGAGCGCCTGGGTCCGGTGCACGCGCACACCATCTACGGCAAGACGCCCATGGCGATGCGCGAGCGGCTGTCCTCGCTGGGCAGCGTGTCGCAGGGTCAGCGAGACGCGCGCATCCGCCAGTTCACGGACAACCTCCAGGCGAACTTCCTGGACTCGAAGAACAGCGAGTCGGTGCGCGCCTTCTCCTCCGCGTTGCAGATTCACCGCGCGCTGACGGCGGGTGGGAGCATCAACCTGGACCCGCGCACGCTCTTCACCAACGCGCAGCTCCGGGAGGAGTTCGGTGTCACGCTGGAGGATGAGACGACGAACTCGGCGTCCATCAACGGCAACCCGGCGCGGTCCAAGGAGACGCCGAACACCAACGTCCAGGCGTTGATGACGTACGAGCTGATGACGAAGGGCCTGTCCATCGGCTTCTTCATCGAGAACCGCAGCCTGCGCCTGTTCGACTCGCACCGGGACCGGCGATTCATCATGAACAACCAGGGGCAGACGGACCAGCGCAACGACATGCGCCGCAACCTCTGGAACCCGCTGAAGGCGCTGGTGGCGCGGCTGAAGTCCACGCCGTACGGGACGACGGGGAAGAGCTATTACGACTTCACCACCATCGTGCTCGCCTCGGAGATGGGGCGGACCATCTCCGGTGACGTGGAGTCGATTCTGGCCAACTCCGGTCTGACGGACGCGCAGAAGTACACCGAAATCATGGGCCAGGACTGCTGCCAGCACTGGCGCGTGAGCAGCGCGGCCTTCCTGGGCGGAACGGTGCGAGGGAACCGGCAGTACGGCCGCGTGGGCAGCACGTCGCTGGAGGGCATTCCGCTGATGCCGGATGGCACGCTGGACCCGGCGTACAACCCGGACACGGGTCTGCTGGTGCCGGGCCGGACGAAGAGCCCGACCAGCGCGATCACGGATGCGGGCCACGTGTACTCGACGGCACTGCACCTGTCCGGCTTGGACCCAGCCGCACTGAGGGCCGCGGGCAAGGGCAAGAATGACCGGCCCGCGCTGACGTACATCAAGCGATAG